The segment GGGCGCGAAAGATGGCCTTCAAGGCGGGGTAGATGTCCTCCCGCCGGCTCATCTTCACCCGGACGAACCGGGGGTGGCGCACCCGCTCGAAGGCCGTCATCAGCGGGGAGCGGTAACCGCTCTCGTTGATCTCCCCGTAGGCGAAGAGGTTCGACAGGTCGGCCAGCTGCTGCGCCAGCTGGACGCACAGCCCGTTGTCGCTCTCCCCCCAGTTGTCGCCGTCGGAGAAGTGGATGGCGTAGATGTTCCAGCCGTCGGGCGGGTAGCGGCCGGTGACGATGTCCAGGGCCAGGCGGTATGCCGACGAGACCCGGGTGCCGCCGCTTTCGCCCAGGTGGAAGAAGCGCTCCTCGTCGACCTCCTGGGCCTCGGTGTGGTGGGTGATGAACACCCGCTCCACATCGGCGTAGCGGCTCTGGAGGAACCGGTTCATCCAGAAGAAGAAGGTCCGGGACGTCCACTTCTTGAACTCGCCCATGCTGCCCGAGACGTCCCGCATGGCGACCACCACGGCCCGGGCATGGGGCCGGGGGTCGTCCCGCCAACTGCGGTAGCGCAGGTCCTCGCGGCGGAAGGGGCCGAGCCGCGCCTCCCCCTGGCGGGCGTGGCGCTTGAGGTTCTCCTTCAGGGCGCGGCGCAGGTCGGCC is part of the Thermaerobacter subterraneus DSM 13965 genome and harbors:
- the yhbH gene encoding sporulation protein YhbH; its protein translation is MPRGVIDWSLHRKGPVDQARHQEKVRAAIRENLADLITDDSLLTTDGRRVVKVPVRSLREYRFRFSTTDNPQVGQGRGGSRKGDVLARQPGQPGGQGDPHGAGQGPGTDYYETEVTLDELESIFFEELELPDLKPRRQPALDARRPRFTEVARAGPLSRADLRRALKENLKRHARQGEARLGPFRREDLRYRSWRDDPRPHARAVVVAMRDVSGSMGEFKKWTSRTFFFWMNRFLQSRYADVERVFITHHTEAQEVDEERFFHLGESGGTRVSSAYRLALDIVTGRYPPDGWNIYAIHFSDGDNWGESDNGLCVQLAQQLADLSNLFAYGEINESGYRSPLMTAFERVRHPRFVRVKMSRREDIYPALKAIFRAQPGGAVLGAGPGAGAGSGGGGEGP